A single window of Thalassomonas viridans DNA harbors:
- a CDS encoding type VI secretion system protein — translation MDGRLMLWLSEIVNLIRAYLGAAFGAVFSGLPKADAGSYMEQFRDAFNELMMQLSLLVLELKQALTDRLLPVIEQLRPIWQDPLWQALALVLFVVLAFLLILWLIKSGNQLLQYLFGLIVAGIKKLFSWILAPFRMLGQWLGKLKQSKRQKARWQWLHMGQVRRAVNAMKYLTTKRDWRYNMPWFLLIGEQGCGKSTLIKAVTTGRRAQLLPKEKKLKDPGSGWHFFDHAIVIDQDNKDPDSNSEPLELLEQAADVKAPEISVQERNKRFSYLIELLHWYRPERPVDGILLTVSAKTLLKCKEPATLLALGEDLFQQLWQVQKQTGFVLPVYLIVVQCDGIEGFDAFWQAQPAARRDEMIGWSNPYRLDSAFNKDWLKEAFHQVLENLQATQLQVAASGQDIANIDDFMLFRHNFCALFKPLKEVICSAFARSSFQEALPLRGIYFSGALENKVCFVNDVLNRKVFGEKHLAFPLEQRYFSTQKTLRRFQLGSLAAAVLLTLLMTVDGFRFNLYTNVVQGKLRTLVNAQQDCSSEGLDSYRLLADLTEISERPLLMSLPLSWFDIQARKEQQLVATELFKKTLFASLECRLKLKAQTLSLATDKQEIGHNYRKVIEDIKDFSHLLQQYQVNRERFLDLAEPASNPHGLGKKLKALLSYLYDRPVPEAVDTSASLITGGLVLLNYNVDWDEKDQSLISQDKLLSHLDYLTRALRLELTEYTQEVPLVKLQQISEKIQVLPADKELPPSKMVENIDEFQLWLKKTKKDWLSATAFTSPCGSVYQLMGRLDQELVAVGFDKDRLDTMVERFSEKNCDREVRDKLAALNVPPFGALFVKNDLGRLSFSPAIEGLAEQVAAARSLNYVKNSYMPVADTAEPVVAWEESTLQELLNNLLSYQDFVTQFSQEQKPFFASALGRRLQLVTERLLSQAMVHPFEQAQSTYLIADPAAETESALDKSVTSFKAVSTLLLQINSLLKQLGDSGNAVRLRQASHAFALQQLELLEKLVAENQLYMPVLTPRWDNRDFARILFSLDTDKQITSYLTNQRQRLSYLAFNYAEPLIGFLQNSSGLSDALAQRWFATLSDLGRYQRNEPGNQTLALENFVSDTLAGLTTSNCYEKSNFDNKAANNGWFVIRRLQLQHQVSVQCLDAGDKEIINRYLAIRDRFNQQIAGRFPFSSIDKAGVREVSINQLQTFLGYYRKASKNLLADMNTLNGLQEDETIAESTAAAGSSGTKDKTKESRSQTAKSSKSRVAGEALPASWREFISQMNSISDFFNQSWNSKQNQWQVPLTIEFSALPQYAKGSDQIIDWRMQSGQQLASFPNGQNKLLWQVGEPLSLDLRWATGSAFKPLIPLLTTEVNPRLNPPLTVDQKQLNATFKSQGKWGLFEWLTRYASKGMNGLKASRQDETLLAFHVPVQLKTPPKPGKQEQKPAYLSRSNLLVWVEVMDKQGDVKKLPLPGTLPAYAPGFND, via the coding sequence ATGGATGGCCGGCTAATGTTATGGCTGAGTGAAATCGTTAATCTTATTCGGGCTTATCTTGGCGCCGCTTTTGGCGCTGTCTTTTCCGGCTTGCCTAAGGCGGATGCCGGTTCATATATGGAGCAGTTCAGGGATGCCTTCAATGAACTCATGATGCAACTCAGCCTGCTGGTGCTTGAGTTGAAACAGGCGCTGACGGATCGCCTGCTGCCGGTTATCGAGCAGCTCAGGCCCATCTGGCAGGATCCCCTATGGCAGGCCCTGGCACTGGTTTTATTTGTGGTGCTGGCTTTCTTGCTGATTTTATGGCTGATTAAAAGCGGTAACCAGCTGCTGCAATACCTGTTCGGCCTGATTGTTGCCGGCATTAAAAAGCTGTTTTCCTGGATTTTAGCCCCGTTTCGTATGCTCGGCCAGTGGCTGGGCAAGTTAAAGCAGAGCAAGCGCCAAAAGGCCCGCTGGCAGTGGCTGCATATGGGGCAGGTACGCCGCGCCGTCAATGCCATGAAATATCTCACCACCAAGCGTGACTGGCGCTACAACATGCCCTGGTTTTTGCTGATCGGCGAGCAGGGCTGCGGTAAAAGCACTTTGATCAAAGCCGTTACTACGGGAAGGCGGGCGCAACTGCTGCCCAAGGAGAAAAAATTAAAAGATCCCGGCAGCGGCTGGCATTTCTTTGACCACGCCATCGTCATAGATCAGGACAATAAAGACCCGGACAGCAACAGCGAGCCGTTAGAGCTGTTGGAGCAGGCAGCCGATGTTAAAGCGCCTGAAATAAGTGTGCAGGAGAGGAATAAACGTTTTAGCTACCTGATCGAGCTTTTGCACTGGTATCGCCCGGAAAGACCGGTTGACGGCATTCTTCTTACCGTATCTGCCAAAACCCTGCTTAAATGCAAGGAGCCTGCAACTTTGCTGGCGCTGGGGGAAGACCTGTTCCAGCAGCTGTGGCAGGTACAAAAACAAACCGGGTTTGTGCTGCCGGTTTATCTGATAGTGGTCCAGTGCGACGGTATCGAGGGCTTCGACGCCTTCTGGCAGGCGCAACCGGCGGCGAGACGGGATGAAATGATCGGCTGGTCCAATCCCTACCGGCTCGACAGCGCCTTTAACAAAGACTGGCTCAAGGAAGCTTTCCATCAGGTGCTGGAAAACCTGCAGGCCACCCAGTTGCAGGTTGCCGCCAGCGGCCAGGACATTGCCAATATCGACGACTTTATGCTGTTTCGCCATAACTTCTGCGCCCTGTTTAAGCCGTTGAAAGAAGTGATTTGCAGCGCCTTTGCCCGCAGCAGTTTTCAGGAAGCACTGCCGCTCAGGGGCATTTATTTTAGCGGTGCGTTGGAAAACAAGGTTTGTTTCGTCAATGACGTACTCAACCGTAAGGTTTTCGGGGAAAAACATTTGGCCTTTCCGCTGGAGCAAAGGTATTTTTCCACCCAGAAAACCCTGCGCCGTTTCCAGCTGGGATCGCTGGCGGCGGCGGTGCTGTTGACCCTGTTGATGACGGTTGATGGCTTCCGCTTTAACTTGTATACCAATGTGGTACAGGGCAAGCTGCGCACCCTGGTTAATGCCCAGCAAGACTGCAGCAGTGAAGGACTGGACAGTTACCGCCTGCTCGCGGATCTCACCGAGATCAGCGAGCGTCCGCTGCTGATGTCGCTGCCCCTGTCCTGGTTTGACATTCAGGCCCGTAAAGAGCAGCAATTGGTGGCCACAGAGCTGTTTAAGAAAACCTTGTTTGCCAGTCTGGAGTGCCGGTTGAAACTTAAGGCGCAAACGTTAAGCCTGGCAACGGACAAGCAGGAGATAGGGCACAATTACCGCAAGGTAATAGAAGACATTAAAGACTTCAGCCACCTGCTGCAGCAATATCAGGTTAACCGCGAGCGTTTTCTGGACCTGGCCGAGCCGGCCAGTAATCCCCACGGTCTCGGCAAGAAACTTAAGGCTTTGCTGAGCTACCTCTATGACAGGCCGGTGCCGGAAGCGGTAGACACCAGTGCCAGTTTGATCACCGGCGGCCTGGTTTTGCTTAATTATAATGTTGACTGGGATGAAAAAGACCAAAGCCTGATCAGTCAGGACAAGCTGCTCAGCCACCTCGATTACCTCACCCGGGCACTGCGCCTTGAATTAACCGAATATACCCAGGAAGTCCCGCTGGTGAAGCTGCAACAGATCAGCGAAAAAATCCAGGTATTGCCCGCCGACAAAGAGTTGCCGCCGTCCAAAATGGTGGAAAATATAGATGAATTTCAGCTATGGCTGAAAAAAACCAAAAAGGACTGGCTATCCGCCACCGCCTTTACCAGCCCCTGCGGCAGTGTTTACCAGCTTATGGGCAGGTTAGACCAGGAGTTAGTGGCAGTGGGCTTTGATAAAGACAGACTAGACACTATGGTGGAGCGCTTTTCCGAGAAAAACTGCGATAGAGAGGTCAGGGATAAACTGGCCGCCCTTAATGTCCCCCCGTTTGGTGCTTTGTTTGTTAAAAATGATCTGGGCAGGTTAAGTTTTTCCCCGGCTATTGAAGGACTGGCAGAGCAGGTAGCCGCCGCCAGGTCATTAAATTATGTCAAAAATAGCTATATGCCGGTCGCAGACACTGCCGAGCCTGTAGTCGCCTGGGAAGAAAGCACTTTGCAGGAGCTGCTTAATAACCTGCTGAGCTATCAGGATTTTGTTACCCAGTTTAGCCAGGAGCAGAAACCCTTTTTCGCCAGTGCCCTCGGCCGCCGTCTGCAACTGGTTACCGAGCGGTTGTTGAGCCAGGCTATGGTGCATCCCTTTGAACAAGCCCAGTCAACTTATTTGATCGCCGATCCGGCGGCCGAAACCGAGTCTGCTTTAGACAAGTCTGTTACCAGCTTTAAAGCCGTCAGTACCTTATTACTGCAAATTAACAGTTTGCTCAAGCAGCTGGGGGATAGCGGCAATGCCGTGCGCTTACGCCAGGCCAGCCATGCTTTTGCCCTGCAGCAACTGGAGCTGCTGGAAAAGCTGGTGGCGGAGAACCAGTTATATATGCCGGTGTTAACGCCCCGCTGGGATAACCGGGACTTTGCCCGCATTTTATTCAGCCTGGACACAGACAAGCAGATTACCAGTTACCTCACCAATCAGCGGCAGAGGCTTAGTTATCTTGCCTTCAACTATGCCGAGCCTCTGATTGGTTTTTTACAAAACAGCTCGGGATTAAGTGATGCACTGGCACAGCGCTGGTTTGCTACCTTAAGTGATCTCGGCCGTTATCAACGTAACGAGCCGGGGAACCAGACCCTGGCGCTGGAAAATTTTGTCAGCGATACCCTGGCGGGATTAACCACGAGTAATTGTTATGAGAAAAGTAATTTTGACAATAAAGCCGCCAACAACGGCTGGTTTGTGATCCGCAGGCTGCAATTGCAACACCAGGTAAGCGTGCAATGCCTGGATGCGGGCGATAAAGAAATTATCAACCGCTATCTGGCGATACGAGACAGGTTTAATCAGCAAATTGCCGGCCGTTTCCCCTTTAGTTCGATTGACAAAGCGGGTGTTCGAGAGGTCAGTATCAACCAGCTGCAAACTTTCTTAGGCTATTACCGCAAGGCATCGAAAAACCTGCTGGCAGATATGAACACCCTCAATGGCTTGCAAGAAGATGAAACCATAGCCGAGTCAACGGCGGCAGCCGGAAGCAGCGGAACTAAAGACAAAACTAAGGAGAGCCGGTCACAAACGGCTAAATCATCGAAAAGCAGGGTAGCAGGTGAAGCCCTGCCGGCATCCTGGCGCGAGTTTATCAGCCAGATGAACAGCATCAGTGACTTTTTCAATCAAAGCTGGAACAGCAAACAAAACCAGTGGCAGGTTCCCCTGACTATAGAGTTCTCTGCTTTACCCCAATATGCCAAGGGCAGCGACCAGATCATCGACTGGCGTATGCAAAGCGGCCAGCAGCTGGCCAGTTTCCCCAATGGTCAAAATAAGCTCTTGTGGCAGGTAGGCGAACCTTTAAGCCTGGATTTGCGCTGGGCAACAGGTTCGGCATTTAAGCCCTTGATCCCATTGTTAACCACAGAGGTAAATCCCCGGCTTAATCCGCCTTTAACCGTGGATCAGAAACAACTGAATGCCACTTTTAAAAGCCAGGGAAAATGGGGATTATTTGAATGGCTTACCAGATATGCCAGCAAAGGCATGAACGGTTTAAAAGCCAGCCGCCAGGATGAAACCCTGCTGGCATTCCATGTACCCGTGCAGTTAAAAACTCCCCCCAAGCCCGGAAAGCAGGAACAAAAGCCGGCCTATTTAAGCCGGTCCAATCTACTGGTATGGGTCGAGGTCATGGACAAGCAGGGGGATGTGAAAAAATTACCTTTGCCCGGCACTTTACCTGCTTATGCCCCGGGCTTTAATGATTGA
- a CDS encoding DotU family type IV/VI secretion system protein, whose protein sequence is MKAESINLVALMSQFYQQIATIKIWIREGQLNNEVMAILKLENLPTDSETASAISLLLGQWIARKQLEYRYTLTDRELFMLDKACFAMASLADELLIMELDWPGKEHWHQVLLEQQHYQSCSAGEVLYQHMDELLSDGNYDDLERQLAALYLLVLRLGFLGRYRDNTEQQSYYRKKLFNIVNRGQSDESVAVSQEAYLQQLVSEQEQRLAPLSNWYRAITFGLLFYLLFGAGLWYTLAWSLNQWMAG, encoded by the coding sequence ATGAAGGCTGAATCTATTAATCTGGTGGCGTTAATGAGCCAGTTTTACCAGCAAATCGCCACGATAAAGATCTGGATCCGCGAAGGCCAGCTCAATAACGAAGTGATGGCGATTTTAAAGCTGGAAAACCTGCCCACCGACAGCGAAACCGCCTCTGCCATCAGTCTGTTGCTGGGGCAGTGGATCGCCAGGAAACAGCTGGAATACCGCTATACGCTCACCGACCGCGAGCTCTTTATGCTGGACAAGGCCTGCTTTGCCATGGCGTCGCTGGCGGACGAGCTTTTGATCATGGAACTGGACTGGCCGGGCAAGGAGCACTGGCACCAGGTGTTGCTGGAGCAGCAGCATTACCAAAGCTGCTCTGCCGGGGAGGTCTTGTACCAGCATATGGACGAACTGCTCAGCGACGGCAATTACGATGACCTGGAGCGCCAGCTGGCGGCCTTATATCTGCTGGTCTTGCGTTTGGGATTTCTTGGCCGCTATCGCGATAATACCGAGCAGCAAAGTTACTACCGTAAAAAGCTTTTTAATATCGTCAACCGCGGGCAAAGCGATGAAAGTGTCGCCGTCAGCCAGGAAGCCTACCTGCAGCAGTTGGTTTCCGAGCAGGAGCAGAGGTTAGCACCCCTGTCCAACTGGTATCGGGCGATCACTTTCGGTTTGTTATTTTACCTTTTGTTCGGGGCGGGGCTGTGGTATACCCTGGCCTGGAGCCTTAACCAATGGATGGCCGGCTAA
- the tssK gene encoding type VI secretion system baseplate subunit TssK yields MNNKARAPQSICWHEGMLLSPQHFQQNHLYWEAQIQLQMRTIAQYRWGVISLALDEGQLLEGKVDIRQLKAVLPDGLYVDYDAKHDEPLQLDLAGNEELAKKDKVKVHLTVPIRVPGSASESTDIQRFNVRDGQPVKDDNTGDGDMVLQYLQPILSLQAVSHVKEQYISLPLLEIAQLDGGQFSVTEYCPPVFGIGGDDFLTFSDFTQLRKPLQHKCQALALSLRKKARQLAGFSEDGEQQLGSRITEQHSIWIRAMVQNLAELELMTDDESTPPWQVYQVLARMVGGISILDPRSIPPKLPRYNHKDILTSLATALHYIGDQVSRVNLKYTSIAFDEGRDGVFTLTYDKAWAGRDLLIELKPRENTSLSELEQWLGACRIASSALHKELTTKRLLGAETEATEGDEATGITASPGHGLFYIKMNKQYIKVGQTLLLTCTNGKLKAFQPKRIVLHLPHET; encoded by the coding sequence ATGAACAATAAAGCACGCGCACCGCAATCTATCTGCTGGCATGAGGGCATGTTGCTGTCCCCGCAACATTTTCAGCAAAATCACCTGTACTGGGAGGCCCAGATACAGCTGCAAATGAGGACGATTGCCCAGTACCGCTGGGGAGTGATCAGCCTGGCGCTGGATGAAGGACAGCTGCTTGAGGGCAAGGTGGACATCCGGCAGTTAAAAGCGGTGCTTCCCGACGGCTTATATGTCGATTACGACGCCAAACATGACGAACCGCTGCAGCTGGATTTGGCCGGCAATGAAGAACTGGCCAAGAAGGATAAAGTGAAGGTACATTTGACCGTGCCCATCAGGGTGCCGGGCAGCGCCAGCGAGAGCACGGATATCCAGCGTTTCAATGTCCGCGACGGCCAGCCGGTCAAAGACGACAATACCGGCGACGGCGACATGGTGCTGCAGTATCTGCAGCCGATCCTGTCCCTGCAGGCGGTCAGCCATGTCAAAGAGCAATATATCTCCTTGCCGCTGCTGGAAATCGCCCAGCTTGACGGCGGCCAGTTTTCGGTAACCGAATATTGCCCGCCGGTGTTCGGCATTGGCGGCGATGATTTTTTAACTTTCAGCGACTTTACCCAGTTGAGAAAACCGCTGCAGCATAAATGCCAGGCCCTGGCGTTGTCCCTGAGGAAAAAAGCCCGTCAGCTGGCTGGCTTTTCCGAAGACGGCGAACAGCAGCTCGGCAGCCGCATCACAGAGCAGCACAGCATCTGGATCCGCGCCATGGTGCAAAACCTGGCGGAGCTTGAACTGATGACAGACGATGAAAGCACGCCGCCGTGGCAGGTATACCAGGTGCTGGCGCGTATGGTGGGGGGGATCAGCATACTGGATCCGCGCAGCATACCGCCGAAATTGCCCCGTTACAATCATAAGGATATTCTCACCAGCCTGGCCACGGCGCTGCATTACATCGGCGACCAGGTAAGCCGCGTCAATCTCAAGTACACCAGTATCGCCTTCGATGAGGGACGCGACGGCGTTTTCACCCTGACTTATGACAAGGCCTGGGCAGGGCGCGACCTGCTGATAGAGCTTAAACCCAGGGAAAACACTTCCCTGTCCGAGCTGGAGCAGTGGCTGGGAGCCTGCCGCATCGCCTCGTCGGCCCTGCATAAAGAATTAACCACCAAACGTTTGCTGGGGGCGGAAACCGAGGCCACCGAAGGGGATGAAGCTACCGGCATTACCGCGAGTCCGGGTCATGGGCTTTTCTATATCAAGATGAACAAGCAGTACATTAAGGTGGGGCAGACCCTGTTGTTAACCTGCACCAACGGCAAATTAAAAGCGTTCCAGCCGAAACGCATCGTCTTGCATTTGCCCCATGAAACTTAG
- the tssG gene encoding type VI secretion system baseplate subunit TssG has protein sequence MASAHWRTGYSVADLFTKIDADWSFYQLVRLLLPAREPDEKLLPLIHKYMEFIASTAQDFPPGEIREVRRCKETENGPGKSEIICTRYNIAGCGGPLPEAFVEMLQDDIGVGKGAMSAFINLFNNRIQALRYLIRARTDHTLARAAASKTEGGRFLLALSGHLSPEQRELHHQGCDTLIGLAGDLANTRMTLPTMIKLFDINFNLPLMEMKSFQGRWLRVESSDHTLLGKANQRLGEEATLGRNIWDQQAIFELVLGPMPASRLNRLVPGGAEHNKLRRLVQWVCDIRCDCKITLVCDDSLGCVAVLSREKQQSNALGFGSWLSGSESGSESGSEPGDTEGKSGKQAKKEFGDRRVSFMLNLVH, from the coding sequence ATGGCCAGCGCGCATTGGCGAACAGGTTATTCTGTAGCCGATCTGTTTACGAAAATAGACGCCGACTGGTCCTTTTACCAGCTGGTGCGGCTATTGCTGCCGGCGCGTGAACCGGATGAAAAGTTGTTGCCTTTGATACACAAGTATATGGAGTTTATCGCCTCGACCGCACAGGACTTTCCCCCGGGAGAGATCCGCGAGGTCAGGCGCTGCAAAGAAACGGAAAACGGCCCGGGCAAAAGCGAAATCATCTGTACCCGCTATAATATAGCCGGGTGCGGCGGACCTTTGCCGGAAGCCTTTGTCGAGATGCTGCAGGATGATATCGGTGTCGGCAAAGGGGCGATGTCGGCTTTTATCAATCTGTTTAACAACCGCATCCAGGCCCTGAGATATTTGATCCGGGCGCGTACCGATCACACGCTTGCCAGGGCGGCGGCATCGAAAACCGAAGGCGGGCGTTTCTTATTGGCGCTAAGCGGGCACCTGAGCCCGGAGCAAAGGGAACTGCATCATCAGGGCTGCGATACCCTGATTGGCCTGGCGGGGGATCTTGCCAATACCCGTATGACCCTGCCGACCATGATCAAGCTGTTCGATATTAATTTTAACTTGCCCCTGATGGAGATGAAGTCGTTCCAGGGGCGCTGGCTGAGGGTGGAAAGCAGCGATCATACCCTGCTTGGCAAGGCCAACCAACGCCTCGGGGAAGAAGCCACCCTGGGACGGAATATCTGGGATCAGCAGGCCATCTTTGAGCTGGTGCTGGGCCCCATGCCGGCAAGCCGGTTAAACCGGCTGGTGCCCGGCGGGGCGGAGCATAACAAGTTGCGCCGCCTGGTGCAGTGGGTTTGCGATATCCGCTGTGATTGCAAGATCACCCTGGTGTGCGATGACAGCCTGGGTTGTGTGGCGGTATTGAGCCGGGAAAAGCAGCAGAGCAACGCCTTAGGGTTTGGCTCTTGGTTGTCTGGTAGTGAGTCTGGCAGTGAATCCGGCAGTGAGCCGGGTGATACGGAAGGTAAAAGCGGTAAACAAGCAAAGAAAGAGTTCGGCGACAGACGGGTCAGCTTTATGCTCAACCTGGTGCACTGA